From the genome of Leptolyngbya iicbica LK, one region includes:
- the nblB gene encoding phycobilisome degradation protein NblB produces MSPTPDSIKQLIESSDLGDRLRGVNQARELDPADGYRLIMQASHDENARVRYAAVSQLDTLGDQNRQETAKLLRHLLLNDPETDVQSAAADALGGLKLTEAFEELQSVYHATDEWLLKFSIVAALGELGDPRSFDLLAEALASDITLVSTAAIGSLGELGDPRAVPLLLPYVQADDWQIRHRVTQALGQFDSPEVKAALDQLSQDTSATVADAAKRHIPQ; encoded by the coding sequence ATGAGCCCCACCCCCGACAGCATTAAACAACTCATCGAATCGTCTGATCTGGGCGATCGCCTGCGCGGCGTCAACCAGGCGCGGGAGCTTGATCCCGCCGATGGCTACCGACTGATCATGCAGGCCAGCCACGACGAAAATGCCCGGGTACGCTACGCCGCCGTGAGCCAACTCGACACCCTGGGCGATCAAAATCGCCAGGAAACCGCCAAACTCTTACGTCACTTGCTGCTGAATGATCCGGAAACTGACGTGCAGTCAGCAGCAGCCGATGCCCTGGGCGGCCTCAAACTGACCGAAGCGTTTGAAGAACTCCAGTCGGTTTACCACGCGACGGATGAATGGCTGCTGAAATTTAGCATTGTGGCCGCCCTGGGAGAACTCGGCGATCCCCGCTCATTTGACCTGTTGGCCGAAGCGCTGGCATCGGACATTACTCTGGTGTCCACCGCGGCGATCGGCTCACTGGGCGAACTGGGCGACCCACGAGCCGTGCCCCTTTTATTGCCCTATGTGCAAGCCGATGATTGGCAAATAAGGCATCGCGTGACCCAAGCCCTCGGCCAATTTGACTCCCCAGAAGTCAAAGCCGCCCTAGACCAACTGAGTCAAGATACATCAGCGACGGTGGCAGATGCCGCCAAACGCCATATCCCTCAGTGA
- a CDS encoding CBS domain-containing protein, producing the protein MTKTVADVMTRDLFTVTPETPLPEAIQLLANNRISGLPVVTTEGELKGVLSEADLMWQVTGAPLPAYIMLLDSVIYLENPARYNEEVHKALGQTVAEVMGHDKVTTTTPGASLKAAAQVMHHKKVTRLPVVDDQGTLVGILTQGDIVRALAESYQDAAADVAG; encoded by the coding sequence ATGACCAAAACGGTCGCCGACGTGATGACCCGTGACCTCTTTACCGTCACCCCCGAAACCCCACTACCAGAGGCGATTCAACTGCTGGCCAACAACCGCATCAGTGGCTTGCCAGTGGTCACCACCGAAGGGGAACTCAAAGGCGTTTTGTCGGAAGCTGACCTGATGTGGCAGGTGACTGGCGCCCCGCTGCCCGCCTATATCATGCTGCTCGACAGCGTGATTTATTTAGAAAATCCGGCCCGGTACAATGAAGAAGTGCACAAGGCGCTCGGCCAAACGGTAGCCGAAGTCATGGGTCACGACAAAGTCACGACGACCACCCCCGGCGCGTCCTTAAAAGCAGCCGCCCAAGTGATGCATCACAAAAAAGTCACCCGCTTGCCAGTGGTCGATGATCAAGGCACCCTGGTCGGCATCTTGACCCAAGGGGATATTGTGCGGGCTTTGGCCGAAAGCTATCAAGATGCAGCGGCTGACGTGGCAGGATAA
- a CDS encoding ATP-binding protein — MDKVPQKWQPEIRLGLQEALVNAVKHGNHLDPLKVISVRYKTSGGQYCWIIEDQGGGFDFEHCCCDRTTEVSADAIAVDECGRGLYILNQIFDEVKWSQGGRELHLSKRMHRWFGMPLVC, encoded by the coding sequence ATGGATAAAGTGCCGCAAAAGTGGCAACCAGAGATTCGTCTGGGTTTGCAAGAAGCTTTGGTCAATGCGGTTAAGCATGGCAACCATCTTGACCCGCTCAAGGTTATCTCAGTGCGCTACAAAACCTCTGGGGGCCAGTATTGCTGGATTATTGAAGACCAGGGCGGGGGCTTTGATTTTGAACATTGCTGCTGCGATCGCACCACCGAAGTGAGCGCCGATGCGATCGCGGTTGATGAGTGTGGTCGCGGCTTATACATCCTCAACCAAATTTTTGATGAGGTGAAGTGGAGTCAAGGCGGGCGAGAACTGCACCTTTCAAAGCGGATGCATCGCTGGTTTGGGATGCCACTAGTCTGTTGA
- a CDS encoding alpha/beta fold hydrolase, with the protein MLNFDPVGDFFRDNVIEPIQDTVIDPVQEAIADVQDAVTESLFDPLADAIGFDQLLSQYAPPQLVAPDGSAIDAATTALEGNVVVLIHGWQSSYETFNSLFTTLGSQYPDRQVVGLDWSALADLPGDAFEFGGFQARPDNTARAISYVAETITTQLQTLFDVTGSELTVIGHSLGSLVASEIGRLYGEVSDPLEQLVALDPAAFAKDYDLDGRGKGQFASSFFPFPGNPFAPNDKRTVKDFNTVAQESLALVVMEELNPLGGLAGDNDFAQTAHDSFLVDFPFFAGPAEKHNAVISVFDAAIAANYFNLDRDDFGIPPHTDDVYNNFGSTIGRWLPGGNSSGHEGIITANLDGTITQYQPQPLLIVEPLQLSGEATGSVENLSDGLSPADGQVSTAGEPTGDGESGPQSPVADELLDLTGMDGALAVGITLEREAAFDNLLQFYATDALGAVAGILPGEAGYEDAVRQNLLAQPILSVANGAVGQETIVLAGGTYYAPALLVKGNPADLVTVEDGLLGSDRIQRDGNVWQFEDATDFDFNDLVLTVTAINSVTATIV; encoded by the coding sequence ATGTTGAACTTTGATCCGGTCGGTGATTTTTTTCGTGACAACGTGATTGAGCCAATTCAGGACACGGTCATTGACCCCGTACAGGAGGCGATCGCAGATGTCCAAGATGCGGTGACAGAGTCCCTGTTTGATCCACTCGCAGATGCGATCGGATTTGACCAACTGCTCAGCCAGTACGCTCCACCTCAATTGGTCGCCCCCGATGGTTCAGCGATCGATGCCGCCACCACCGCCTTGGAGGGGAATGTGGTTGTGCTGATTCACGGTTGGCAGTCCAGTTATGAAACCTTCAACAGCCTGTTTACCACTCTCGGCAGCCAATATCCCGACAGGCAGGTTGTGGGTTTAGATTGGTCAGCACTGGCTGATTTACCTGGCGATGCGTTTGAGTTTGGCGGCTTTCAGGCCAGACCAGACAACACCGCCAGAGCCATCTCGTACGTCGCGGAAACCATCACGACTCAACTCCAGACCCTATTTGATGTGACGGGCAGCGAACTGACGGTTATCGGTCACAGCTTGGGCTCTCTCGTCGCGTCAGAAATTGGCCGCCTGTATGGGGAGGTGAGTGATCCCCTAGAGCAGTTGGTGGCTCTCGATCCGGCGGCGTTTGCCAAAGACTACGACCTGGATGGCCGGGGCAAAGGGCAATTTGCCTCCAGTTTTTTCCCGTTTCCTGGCAATCCTTTTGCGCCGAACGATAAGCGCACGGTCAAGGACTTTAATACGGTTGCCCAAGAGTCGCTGGCGCTCGTTGTGATGGAAGAATTGAATCCCCTGGGTGGCCTGGCTGGCGACAATGACTTTGCCCAGACGGCCCATGATTCTTTTTTGGTGGATTTCCCCTTCTTCGCTGGCCCCGCAGAAAAACACAACGCGGTGATTTCGGTGTTTGATGCTGCGATCGCGGCCAACTATTTCAACCTGGATCGCGACGATTTCGGCATCCCTCCCCACACGGATGATGTGTACAACAACTTTGGTTCCACGATTGGACGGTGGTTGCCGGGGGGCAATTCGTCGGGCCATGAGGGCATCATCACCGCTAACTTAGATGGCACCATTACCCAATATCAGCCCCAGCCTCTACTCATTGTCGAACCGCTACAGCTGAGTGGCGAGGCCACAGGCAGCGTGGAAAACTTGTCCGATGGACTTTCCCCCGCCGATGGGCAGGTATCGACAGCGGGCGAGCCGACGGGGGATGGTGAATCGGGACCACAGTCCCCGGTGGCGGATGAACTGCTCGATTTGACCGGCATGGATGGCGCATTGGCCGTGGGTATCACCCTGGAACGGGAAGCCGCGTTTGATAATTTGCTGCAGTTCTATGCGACGGATGCGCTCGGTGCGGTCGCGGGCATTTTGCCAGGCGAGGCAGGGTACGAGGACGCCGTGCGGCAAAATCTGCTGGCACAACCCATCTTGTCGGTGGCAAACGGCGCGGTGGGCCAGGAAACTATTGTCTTAGCGGGGGGCACCTATTATGCGCCAGCGCTTTTAGTCAAAGGTAATCCTGCCGATTTGGTCACTGTGGAAGATGGCCTTTTGGGCAGCGATCGCATTCAACGGGACGGCAATGTCTGGCAGTTTGAAGACGCTACGGACTTCGATTTCAACGATTTGGTACTCACCGTGACGGCGATCAACAGTGTGACCGCCACCATCGTGTAA
- a CDS encoding TPR domain-containing glycosyltransferase, whose product MTISLCMIVKDEAENLPRCLNSVKDCVDEILVLDTGSQDDTIAIAQSYGAMVDTAEWGNDFATARNQSITDVTSDWILVLDADETLTAAGRELLQQLRSGEAIADCPVDNILAINLMRYEINADQSPYSEVSRLFRNRVGLQFERPYHETIDDSVMRLMQTEPHWQVILWPQPAIAHIGYGADVIAQRDKFARAAKIMAAYLAEHPDDAYICNKLGALFVSVGHTERGRILLERGLATQPTDAATLYELHYHLGLAYRDARLNAIAIDHYQKAVAQDVPAALKVGAWINLGSLYQAAQNSKSAIAVYEEAIAATPDFALPYFNLGIAKRAMGDLPGAIAAYEQAIEREPNYAAAYQNLGVALFKLGKVPESIEALQRAIALYRQSDPAQAERLLNKISALGIKV is encoded by the coding sequence ATGACTATTTCGCTGTGCATGATTGTCAAAGACGAGGCTGAGAACCTGCCGCGTTGTCTCAACAGCGTGAAAGACTGCGTCGACGAGATCTTGGTGTTGGATACGGGGTCGCAGGATGACACGATCGCGATCGCCCAATCTTATGGCGCAATGGTGGACACCGCTGAGTGGGGCAATGACTTCGCGACGGCCCGTAACCAGTCCATCACTGATGTGACCAGCGATTGGATTTTGGTGTTGGATGCGGACGAGACGTTGACTGCGGCTGGGCGGGAGTTGCTGCAACAGCTGCGCTCTGGAGAAGCGATCGCTGATTGCCCTGTGGATAACATCTTGGCGATCAACCTCATGCGCTACGAAATCAACGCCGATCAGTCGCCCTATTCGGAAGTGTCTCGCCTCTTTCGCAATCGTGTGGGGCTGCAATTTGAGCGCCCTTACCACGAAACGATTGACGACAGCGTGATGCGCTTGATGCAGACAGAGCCCCATTGGCAGGTCATTTTGTGGCCCCAACCCGCGATCGCCCACATCGGCTACGGGGCGGATGTCATTGCCCAGCGCGACAAATTTGCCCGCGCTGCCAAGATTATGGCGGCTTATTTGGCCGAGCATCCCGATGATGCCTACATCTGCAATAAGTTGGGGGCGTTGTTTGTCAGCGTGGGGCACACCGAGCGGGGTCGCATTTTATTAGAACGCGGGTTGGCGACTCAACCCACCGACGCCGCTACCCTGTACGAGTTGCACTATCACCTGGGGTTGGCCTATCGCGACGCCCGACTCAACGCGATCGCCATTGACCATTATCAAAAAGCCGTTGCCCAGGACGTGCCCGCTGCGCTCAAAGTCGGCGCTTGGATTAACTTGGGCAGTTTGTATCAAGCAGCCCAGAACTCCAAAAGCGCGATCGCCGTTTACGAGGAAGCGATCGCCGCCACGCCCGACTTTGCTCTGCCCTATTTCAACCTCGGCATTGCCAAGCGTGCTATGGGGGATCTGCCGGGAGCGATCGCGGCTTACGAGCAAGCGATTGAGCGAGAACCAAACTATGCTGCGGCTTATCAAAATTTAGGAGTTGCCCTGTTTAAGTTAGGCAAAGTGCCCGAAAGCATTGAAGCGTTGCAGCGGGCGATCGCGCTCTATCGCCAATCTGACCCCGCTCAAGCCGAGCGCTTGCTAAACAAGATCAGCGCTCTTGGGATCAAAGTTTAG
- a CDS encoding M42 family metallopeptidase has protein sequence MPNTELYEHLYNEIAQLVMCHSPSGAEREINECLLDRLAALGIDHWQDDADNIVARIPGTGEGAIAITAHKDEIGGIVKDIEPDGRILVRRLGGSYPWIYGEGVVDFLGDHETLSGILSFGSRHVSHESAQKVQQEGKAVTWETAWVETKRSLSALEQAGIRPGTRMVVGKHRKQPYRLGDYIASYTLDNKASVAILLALAEGINTPAKTIYLVFSAKEEVGAIGALYFSHRNRLDALIALEICPLSAEYPIQANDAPVLLSQDKYGLYDEDLNQQLLQAAQARACPIQQAIISGFGSDASIAMTFGHVPKAACLSFPTHNTHGYEIAHLGAIAHCIDILTQYCNDL, from the coding sequence ATGCCGAATACCGAGCTTTACGAGCACCTTTACAACGAAATCGCTCAACTGGTGATGTGTCACTCACCCAGTGGGGCCGAGCGCGAAATCAATGAGTGTCTGTTAGATCGACTGGCAGCGCTGGGCATTGACCACTGGCAAGACGATGCCGACAACATCGTGGCGCGGATACCGGGGACGGGCGAGGGCGCGATCGCCATTACGGCCCACAAAGACGAAATCGGCGGCATTGTGAAGGACATCGAACCCGATGGCCGGATTTTAGTGCGGCGGCTCGGCGGCTCCTATCCCTGGATTTATGGCGAAGGGGTAGTGGATTTCCTCGGGGATCACGAAACCCTTTCTGGCATTTTGTCTTTTGGCTCCCGCCACGTCTCCCACGAGTCGGCCCAAAAGGTGCAGCAAGAAGGGAAAGCGGTGACTTGGGAAACGGCCTGGGTTGAAACCAAGCGATCGCTGTCTGCTCTCGAACAAGCAGGTATTCGCCCTGGCACGCGCATGGTGGTGGGCAAACATCGCAAGCAGCCCTACCGCCTTGGGGATTACATCGCTAGCTACACCCTCGACAACAAGGCGTCTGTAGCCATTTTGCTGGCCCTCGCTGAGGGAATTAACACCCCCGCCAAAACCATTTATCTCGTCTTTTCCGCTAAAGAAGAGGTGGGGGCGATCGGAGCGCTGTACTTCAGCCATCGCAATCGGCTGGATGCCCTGATTGCGTTAGAAATTTGTCCCCTATCGGCGGAATATCCCATCCAAGCCAATGACGCTCCCGTGCTGCTGTCGCAAGACAAATATGGCCTGTATGACGAAGACTTAAACCAGCAACTGCTCCAAGCCGCCCAGGCTCGTGCCTGTCCGATTCAACAGGCCATCATCAGCGGGTTTGGCAGCGACGCCTCCATTGCCATGACCTTTGGCCATGTCCCCAAGGCCGCGTGTCTCAGCTTTCCGACCCACAACACCCACGGCTACGAAATCGCCCATTTGGGGGCGATCGCCCACTGTATCGACATTCTGACCCAATACTGTAACGACCTATAA
- a CDS encoding DUF6439 family protein — translation MNSPKPSGAQTAASELELAQQLATQLAIKPNDWHRLNRNRKVRAQEQAAAALVYLLKDQPDEALSRLQQAVGWLDQSLTAPPCPTHGEKRQSTD, via the coding sequence ATGAATTCTCCGAAGCCATCCGGCGCACAAACCGCCGCCAGCGAACTAGAACTCGCCCAACAGCTAGCCACCCAGCTGGCAATTAAGCCCAACGACTGGCATCGACTCAACCGCAACCGCAAAGTCAGAGCGCAAGAACAAGCGGCGGCCGCCCTGGTGTACTTGCTCAAAGACCAGCCTGACGAAGCCCTCAGTCGATTGCAACAGGCTGTGGGCTGGTTAGATCAAAGCTTGACGGCACCGCCCTGCCCCACCCATGGCGAAAAGCGTCAATCAACAGACTAG
- the asnS gene encoding asparagine--tRNA ligase — translation MAATRIADLLKSGQPGDSTTIQGWVRTKRAQKTLCFINVNDGSCMSGVQIVAESDMAGYDNVISQIATGASVEIQGTVVESPAKGQRIEVKAEQIRVFGGADESYPLQKKRHSFEFLRTLGHLRSRTNTLGAVFRVRNAAAQAVHEFFRDRGFLWVHTPILTASDCEGAGEMFTVTSLNLNQPPLTKGNGVDVEQDFFGKSAYLTVSGQLEAEIMAMAFTNVYTFGPTFRAENSNTSRHLAEFWMIEPEMAFCDLMGNADLAEDFLKYIFKAVLDACEDDMAFFNQRIDDSVLATADNIINNEFARITYTEAVELLLKTDKKFEFPVEWGIDLQSEHERYLAEDLFKKPVIVTDYPAAIKAFYMRLNDDQKTVAAMDVLAPKVGEIIGGSQREERLDILETRIDEAGLPRDAYWWYLDLRRYGTVPHAGFGLGFERLVQFMTGMGNIRDVIPFPRTPDNIEF, via the coding sequence ATGGCTGCCACTCGCATTGCTGATTTACTCAAATCGGGACAACCGGGCGACTCCACCACCATCCAAGGCTGGGTGCGTACTAAACGTGCTCAAAAGACCCTGTGCTTCATCAACGTCAACGATGGCTCCTGCATGAGTGGAGTGCAGATTGTGGCGGAGTCTGACATGGCAGGCTACGACAACGTGATCAGCCAAATTGCCACTGGGGCTTCCGTCGAGATTCAGGGCACAGTGGTGGAATCCCCCGCCAAAGGCCAGCGCATTGAGGTCAAGGCCGAGCAGATCAGAGTGTTTGGCGGCGCCGATGAATCCTACCCGCTGCAAAAGAAGCGCCACAGCTTTGAATTTTTGCGGACTCTGGGACATCTGCGATCGCGCACCAATACTCTAGGGGCTGTCTTTCGGGTTCGCAACGCGGCGGCCCAGGCAGTACATGAGTTTTTCCGCGATCGCGGCTTCCTCTGGGTTCACACGCCGATCCTCACCGCCAGCGACTGCGAGGGTGCAGGGGAGATGTTCACTGTCACCAGCTTGAATCTGAACCAGCCACCGCTGACCAAAGGTAATGGAGTTGACGTAGAGCAAGACTTTTTTGGCAAATCAGCCTACCTCACCGTGAGTGGCCAGCTGGAAGCAGAAATCATGGCGATGGCCTTCACCAACGTCTACACCTTTGGCCCCACCTTCCGGGCGGAAAATTCCAACACTTCGCGACACCTGGCGGAATTTTGGATGATCGAACCGGAAATGGCCTTCTGCGATCTGATGGGCAACGCTGATCTCGCCGAAGATTTTCTCAAATACATCTTCAAAGCAGTGCTGGATGCCTGTGAAGATGACATGGCGTTCTTTAACCAGCGGATCGACGACTCGGTGCTGGCGACAGCGGACAATATCATCAACAACGAATTTGCCCGCATCACTTACACTGAAGCGGTGGAACTGTTGCTCAAGACCGACAAAAAGTTTGAGTTTCCCGTCGAGTGGGGCATCGATCTCCAGTCTGAGCACGAACGCTATTTGGCCGAAGACCTATTCAAAAAGCCGGTCATTGTGACGGACTACCCCGCCGCCATCAAAGCCTTTTACATGCGGCTTAACGACGACCAGAAAACGGTCGCAGCGATGGATGTACTCGCGCCCAAAGTCGGTGAGATCATCGGCGGCTCTCAGCGGGAAGAACGGCTGGATATTCTGGAAACTCGCATTGATGAAGCCGGACTACCACGCGATGCCTATTGGTGGTATCTGGATTTGCGCCGCTATGGCACGGTGCCCCACGCGGGCTTTGGCCTTGGCTTTGAGCGCCTGGTGCAGTTCATGACGGGCATGGGCAATATTCGCGATGTCATCCCCTTCCCCCGCACGCCTGACAATATCGAGTTTTAG
- a CDS encoding ATP-dependent helicase has protein sequence MAEAIAADRATTLTEIRESLRAGQRSLADWQGGPLAVSAVPGAGKSTGMAAGAAIAIVRHELNAKRQLVLVTFTRSAAANLKAKVQRHLRSLQYPLNSFVVYTLHGLALTIATRNPDLSGISLDTLTLLTPTQNNRLIRTCVERWLAENPDRYQRLIEGRQFDGEETERLRRQSTLRTEILPSLATTVIHEAKSSGMPPAELAQLAASVTRTLTDDVEDYDVLTVAAGLYEQYQTLLSQRHLIDYDDMILSALRVLADDEARRFWQNRVFAVFEDEAQDSSPLQTQLLETLARDAEDATAPLNLVRVGDPNQAINSTFTPADPVFFNQFCDRAQHQNRLVVMDQAGRSSGVIMAAANTMLTWVNQSGLAGTVAPFRSQAIQPVPVDDPQPDANPAPIGGGVEFYRPPTVMETVRLLAQRSLALHTENPTLSQAILVREHRQGRFINQLLHDPETLGVDLLSTGLQIYDVGEQERQTHVPSEMLTILQFIERPHSPDRLKSLLRVFVDRQRIASQDLNLLAKQPEQFMYPGPLDSPPTTEAAQQARRLCTGLLRSRFELPPYHLIPFAGLTLGYNQSELATADKLAARLSQQNREDNTLRAMIQTLQEIVGSERFEAVDTEDRDDRYTRRGQLTILTMHKAKGLDWDVVFLPFLHERTIPGNLWVPQQQTFLGDFSLPEVARAQIRAHTHAESTPAPIPDLLTAWQQAKNLKTAEEFRLLYVAMTRAKRLLWMSAAHSAPFTWSNPDNLSDLPPCPALPTVMSYLAETRSRQPR, from the coding sequence ATGGCGGAGGCGATCGCGGCTGACAGGGCGACAACGTTGACCGAGATTCGGGAGAGTTTGCGGGCGGGGCAGCGATCGCTAGCGGACTGGCAAGGGGGGCCGTTGGCCGTGTCGGCGGTGCCAGGAGCAGGCAAGTCCACAGGCATGGCAGCAGGGGCAGCGATCGCGATCGTGCGTCATGAGCTCAATGCCAAACGGCAGTTGGTGTTGGTGACCTTTACCCGGTCAGCGGCGGCGAATTTGAAAGCGAAGGTGCAGCGACATCTGCGATCGCTGCAATACCCCCTCAACAGCTTTGTGGTCTACACGCTGCATGGGCTGGCGCTGACGATCGCCACTCGCAATCCCGATTTGTCGGGCATTAGTTTAGACACGCTGACGCTCCTGACACCCACGCAAAATAACCGTCTCATTCGCACCTGTGTCGAGCGCTGGCTGGCGGAAAACCCCGACCGATATCAGCGGCTCATCGAGGGACGACAATTTGATGGTGAAGAAACGGAGCGATTGCGGCGGCAGTCCACCTTGCGGACGGAAATCTTGCCCAGCCTTGCCACCACGGTCATTCACGAAGCCAAAAGCTCGGGTATGCCCCCGGCCGAGTTGGCTCAGTTGGCAGCATCTGTGACCCGCACCCTGACCGACGACGTGGAAGATTATGACGTGTTGACGGTGGCGGCGGGGCTCTACGAGCAATATCAAACCCTGTTGTCGCAACGCCATCTAATTGACTATGACGACATGATTTTATCGGCGCTGCGGGTGCTGGCCGACGACGAAGCGCGGCGCTTTTGGCAAAATCGCGTGTTTGCGGTGTTTGAAGACGAGGCCCAAGACTCTTCGCCGCTGCAAACCCAATTATTGGAAACCCTGGCACGGGATGCCGAGGACGCGACGGCTCCCCTGAATTTAGTCCGGGTGGGTGATCCCAACCAAGCAATCAACTCCACATTTACCCCTGCGGATCCGGTCTTTTTTAATCAATTTTGCGATCGCGCTCAGCACCAAAACCGGCTCGTCGTCATGGATCAAGCTGGGCGCAGTAGCGGAGTCATTATGGCCGCGGCCAACACCATGCTGACTTGGGTGAATCAGTCAGGCTTGGCGGGCACGGTGGCCCCGTTCCGGTCGCAGGCGATTCAGCCCGTGCCGGTGGATGATCCCCAGCCGGATGCGAATCCGGCCCCCATCGGCGGCGGGGTGGAATTTTACCGTCCCCCCACGGTGATGGAAACGGTCAGACTGTTGGCCCAGCGATCGCTCGCCCTGCACACCGAAAATCCAACTTTGAGTCAGGCGATTTTGGTGCGCGAACATCGGCAGGGGCGTTTCATCAACCAACTGCTGCATGATCCCGAGACGTTGGGGGTCGATTTGCTGAGCACGGGTTTGCAAATTTACGACGTGGGCGAACAAGAGCGCCAAACCCACGTGCCGTCAGAAATGCTGACCATTTTGCAGTTCATCGAGCGGCCCCATTCGCCCGATCGCCTCAAGTCACTCCTCCGCGTGTTTGTTGATCGCCAACGCATCGCCTCGCAAGACTTGAACCTACTCGCCAAACAACCCGAGCAGTTTATGTATCCGGGGCCGTTGGACTCCCCCCCTACAACCGAAGCGGCCCAACAAGCGCGACGGTTGTGTACGGGCTTACTGCGATCGCGCTTCGAGCTGCCGCCGTATCACCTGATCCCCTTTGCGGGATTGACTCTCGGCTACAACCAGAGTGAACTCGCCACCGCCGACAAATTAGCCGCTCGCTTGTCCCAGCAAAACCGCGAAGACAATACCCTCCGCGCCATGATTCAGACTCTGCAAGAAATCGTCGGCTCCGAGCGCTTTGAAGCGGTAGACACCGAAGACCGCGACGATCGCTACACGCGGCGCGGCCAACTCACGATTCTCACCATGCACAAAGCCAAAGGGTTGGACTGGGATGTGGTATTCCTGCCCTTTCTCCATGAGCGGACGATCCCCGGCAATCTGTGGGTACCTCAGCAACAGACTTTTCTGGGAGATTTCAGCTTGCCCGAAGTCGCCCGCGCCCAAATTCGCGCCCACACCCATGCCGAATCCACGCCCGCCCCGATCCCCGATTTGCTCACCGCCTGGCAGCAGGCCAAAAACCTGAAAACCGCCGAAGAGTTTCGCCTGCTCTACGTCGCCATGACCCGCGCCAAGCGCCTACTGTGGATGTCGGCCGCCCACTCGGCTCCCTTTACCTGGAGCAATCCCGACAATCTGAGCGATCTGCCCCCCTGTCCCGCATTACCCACAGTCATGAGCTATTTAGCCGAAACCCGCTCTCGGCAACCACGCTAA